The following are from one region of the Pseudomonas putida genome:
- a CDS encoding acyl-CoA dehydrogenase family protein, which translates to MYQPSEKAKQIIEAIGGFVRNEILPLEQRAGLSWAEPHPREVLQQVWQRSCEQGFYNIMLPETIGGAGLSVSDLCAVKEATVLTGSMLAPHILGELSGPPRVGHLFKVASPGQIEAFLQPVCRAEKAVCFALTESEAGSDATAIRTTARRDGEHYVLSGAKRYISGAPYADIAILLAVTGPGRGAQGISAFFVELDAPGVRVESDYSVMSGGGAHGDILLDEVRVPVANRIGEEGQGFKLAMGRITLNRLLHCPTMLGLAGLALNLTVDYARTRKQFGQPIAMFQSINHMIADMATELHAARSMVYATAAVNDAGGDIRTQAPMCKLFVSETAFRIADRAVQIHGGAGLLRGNPVEWIFRATRMMRILTGTSEIQRNTIAKGVLMPEQ; encoded by the coding sequence ATGTATCAGCCAAGCGAAAAGGCCAAACAGATCATCGAGGCCATCGGCGGCTTCGTTCGCAACGAAATCCTGCCCCTGGAACAACGCGCCGGCCTCAGCTGGGCCGAACCGCACCCGCGTGAGGTGCTGCAACAGGTGTGGCAACGCTCGTGCGAGCAGGGCTTCTACAACATCATGCTGCCCGAAACGATTGGCGGTGCGGGTTTGAGCGTGTCCGACCTGTGTGCGGTGAAGGAGGCCACGGTGCTGACGGGCTCCATGCTGGCGCCGCACATTCTCGGCGAGCTTTCCGGGCCGCCGCGAGTCGGCCACCTGTTCAAGGTGGCCAGTCCGGGCCAGATCGAGGCTTTCCTGCAGCCGGTGTGCCGAGCCGAAAAGGCCGTGTGCTTCGCGTTGACCGAAAGTGAAGCCGGGTCCGATGCAACGGCGATCAGGACTACCGCCCGGCGCGACGGCGAGCATTACGTGCTGAGCGGGGCCAAGCGCTACATTTCCGGGGCGCCTTATGCCGATATCGCAATACTGCTCGCGGTCACCGGCCCCGGGCGTGGCGCCCAGGGGATCTCGGCGTTCTTTGTCGAGCTGGATGCGCCGGGCGTGCGGGTGGAAAGCGATTACTCGGTCATGTCCGGTGGCGGCGCCCATGGCGACATCCTTCTCGATGAGGTGCGAGTGCCGGTGGCCAACCGAATTGGCGAGGAGGGGCAGGGCTTCAAGCTGGCAATGGGGCGCATCACTCTCAATCGTCTGCTGCATTGCCCAACCATGCTGGGCCTGGCGGGCCTGGCGCTGAACCTGACGGTCGACTACGCCCGCACACGCAAGCAGTTTGGTCAGCCGATCGCGATGTTCCAGTCGATCAATCACATGATCGCCGACATGGCCACCGAACTGCACGCGGCACGCAGCATGGTATATGCCACTGCCGCGGTGAACGACGCCGGTGGCGATATCCGCACCCAGGCGCCGATGTGCAAGCTGTTCGTATCGGAAACGGCCTTCCGTATCGCCGACCGCGCGGTGCAGATTCATGGGGGGGCCGGGCTGTTGCGGGGCAACCCGGTGGAGTGGATCTTCCGTGCGACCCGTATGATGCGCATTCTTACCGGGACCAGCGAAATCCAGCGCAACACCATTGCCAAGGGCGTGCTCATGCCCGAGCAGTGA
- a CDS encoding MFS transporter: MIAVLLALLMLVNFLDKVVIGLVAVPMSRELGLSPAEFGLVGGALHWFFAISAVVGGFMANRRPTRTLLLGMGAFWALIQLPMLFVTSLWAIVACRVLLGIGEGPASPVATHALYKWFPNDRRNLPVALLHTGSALGLLVAGAMIPWISVHYGWRMNFIVLALIGAAWCVLWWVLGREGTLDRSRPGQPREEQAHIAYRRLLGDRTVLGNYLCHFAANWSLALTLTWVPSYLETGLGIDPIMTGRVFVLFVVVTTPLSLFMAWLSQRMMRAGVATRWSRGAFVSLCLIASGLLSAALFLPGLGNVERIMSLTFSGGLALVMYSVGPAMLAEFTPSGQRGGILAIGNGIASLAGLAAPIVTGFLVQGAGADHPAGYGQGFLVCGAVLVIAGLTGLVWMDPQKTRQRLLQVGTAALARA; this comes from the coding sequence ATGATTGCGGTACTGCTGGCACTGCTTATGCTGGTGAACTTCCTGGACAAGGTGGTCATCGGCCTTGTAGCGGTACCCATGTCCAGGGAACTGGGTTTGTCCCCGGCCGAGTTCGGCCTGGTGGGCGGCGCGCTGCACTGGTTCTTCGCCATCTCTGCAGTGGTCGGTGGCTTCATGGCCAACCGCCGGCCGACCCGCACTCTGCTGTTGGGCATGGGTGCGTTCTGGGCGCTGATCCAGTTGCCCATGCTGTTCGTCACCTCCCTGTGGGCGATTGTCGCTTGCCGGGTGCTGTTGGGCATCGGCGAAGGGCCGGCGTCACCGGTGGCAACCCATGCCTTGTACAAGTGGTTCCCCAACGACCGGCGCAACTTGCCGGTGGCGCTGTTGCATACCGGCAGTGCACTTGGGCTGCTGGTGGCAGGCGCAATGATTCCATGGATCAGCGTGCACTATGGCTGGCGCATGAACTTCATCGTGCTGGCCTTGATCGGTGCGGCGTGGTGCGTGCTGTGGTGGGTATTGGGGCGCGAGGGTACTCTTGACCGCAGCCGCCCCGGTCAGCCCAGGGAAGAACAGGCGCACATCGCCTACCGCCGTCTGCTCGGCGACCGCACCGTGCTGGGCAATTACCTGTGCCACTTCGCCGCCAATTGGTCGCTGGCCCTGACCTTGACGTGGGTGCCAAGTTATCTGGAGACCGGGTTGGGCATCGACCCGATCATGACCGGTCGGGTGTTCGTGCTTTTCGTGGTGGTGACCACGCCGCTGAGCCTGTTCATGGCCTGGCTGTCGCAGCGCATGATGCGCGCCGGGGTGGCGACACGCTGGTCGCGCGGAGCCTTCGTGTCCCTCTGCCTGATTGCCAGCGGGTTGCTGTCGGCGGCATTGTTCCTGCCGGGCCTGGGGAATGTCGAGCGAATCATGAGCCTGACTTTCAGTGGCGGGCTGGCGCTGGTCATGTACTCGGTGGGGCCAGCCATGCTGGCGGAGTTCACGCCAAGCGGGCAGCGTGGCGGTATCCTTGCTATCGGCAATGGTATCGCTTCGCTGGCCGGGCTGGCGGCACCCATCGTCACGGGGTTTCTGGTGCAGGGCGCCGGAGCCGATCACCCGGCGGGGTATGGCCAGGGCTTCCTGGTATGCGGGGCGGTGCTGGTCATTGCCGGGTTGACAGGGTTGGTATGGATGGACCCTCAGAAAACCCGCCAACGGCTGCTGCAGGTGGGCACGGCTGCGCTGGCCCGGGCCTGA
- a CDS encoding LysR family transcriptional regulator: MTLKQLRYLIAIVEAGSFSNAARHAFIAQPALSRQIGLLESELEIQLLARQHDGIELTDAGRQLYEVARSVIQKLDSVKDELKSSRGNPKGHVAISIPATASALLLPAIITQAQARFPGIKLTVWDGLSREGGQAIELGKVDFGVVPNAEELANVVAEPVFSEDLYWVGLPAHGPDASPITLAEAASSRLVMPPRSLHLRRRIEQAAMETGVALDSSYEQQSAPGIASLVRAGLAATISNWPPLLDLAAPASARLIVEPRITRTIALAHSQHKPLSFAAACMRDLVRGLLVDAVRSERWKGTLIERAPLP, encoded by the coding sequence ATGACTTTGAAACAGCTGCGTTACCTGATTGCCATTGTCGAAGCCGGCAGTTTCTCCAACGCCGCGCGGCACGCGTTCATTGCCCAGCCGGCATTGAGCCGTCAGATAGGACTGCTGGAAAGCGAACTGGAAATACAGTTGCTGGCGCGCCAGCATGACGGCATCGAGCTGACCGATGCAGGGCGCCAGCTGTACGAAGTGGCACGCTCGGTGATACAGAAGCTTGATTCGGTGAAGGACGAACTCAAGTCCAGCCGCGGCAACCCCAAGGGCCACGTGGCCATCTCGATTCCGGCCACGGCTTCGGCGCTGCTGTTGCCAGCCATCATCACCCAGGCGCAGGCGCGCTTTCCTGGTATCAAGCTCACCGTATGGGACGGCCTTAGCCGCGAAGGCGGCCAGGCGATCGAGCTGGGCAAGGTGGATTTCGGTGTGGTGCCCAATGCCGAGGAGCTGGCGAACGTTGTCGCCGAGCCCGTGTTCTCCGAAGACCTGTACTGGGTCGGCCTGCCTGCGCATGGTCCGGACGCTTCACCGATCACCCTGGCCGAGGCCGCGTCGAGCCGGCTGGTAATGCCGCCGCGCAGCCTGCACCTGCGCAGGCGCATCGAGCAGGCGGCCATGGAAACCGGCGTGGCCCTGGATTCAAGCTATGAACAGCAGTCTGCACCCGGCATAGCCAGCCTGGTGCGCGCCGGCCTGGCAGCGACTATCAGCAACTGGCCGCCATTGCTGGACCTGGCCGCCCCGGCCAGCGCGCGGCTGATCGTGGAACCGCGCATCACTCGTACCATTGCCCTGGCCCATTCGCAGCACAAGCCATTGTCGTTCGCCGCCGCCTGCATGCGCGACCTGGTGCGCGGGCTGCTCGTGGATGCGGTGCGCAGCGAGCGCTGGAAAGGCACCCTGATCGAGCGTGCCCCCCTCCCGTAG
- a CDS encoding DUF1302 domain-containing protein — MAFRASGLSGPLSLLASSVLFSVPALAVQFNLGELEGQFDSAFSLGTSISTANPDPALHNSANSDDGRLNFASGDVFSAVFKGTHDLELKHANLGVFLRGTYWYDTALRDHDQRFKQVEDNNRKRSAKTAGTQLLDAFGYYLYDIDGQPGSARLGKQVVNWGESTFIQGGLNVINPFNLAALRRPGSEVKDALVPVNLFYLTQNLTEALSVDGFYQLDWDQTQLDNCGTFFSNNDFLPDGCDGLDVGARLLGNPAAVAGLVPFGVNLTSEGVRIPRGSDQDARDGGQWGVSLRWYVAALDTEFGAYAANYHSRTPYLGTVSSPYFDNSRFAPQLCANLGIGPAGCAGFLGSAAGQSLVGALRLGTSQYRVQYPEDIRMYGLSFATTLRSGTALQGELSYRPNMPMQLNGTDIIQSLLNVEGRSPLLGDGLRPDSASTLFDGYRRKEVTQLQVTAVHAFSQVLGANQMLLVGEAGATYVGGLEGGGGPRYGRSGTFNSGALADNSVCRAISKTPEHCNDQGFMTPFSWGYRLRATLTYPNVIAGFDLRPNLSWSHDVHGTGPVEGSAFSEGSKAVSVGLDATLASTYSLSLSYTDFIDGDYGTRGDRDFVSLSLGVTF; from the coding sequence ATGGCATTTCGTGCTTCTGGTCTTTCGGGACCGTTGTCGCTGCTTGCGTCGTCTGTACTTTTTTCTGTACCTGCCCTGGCTGTTCAATTTAATCTGGGAGAGTTAGAAGGACAGTTTGATTCAGCGTTTTCATTGGGTACCAGCATTTCCACTGCCAACCCGGACCCGGCTTTGCACAATAGTGCAAACAGTGATGACGGCCGCCTGAACTTTGCCTCGGGCGATGTATTTTCGGCAGTGTTCAAAGGTACCCATGATCTGGAACTCAAACATGCCAACCTGGGTGTGTTCCTGCGTGGCACGTACTGGTACGACACGGCGCTGCGCGACCATGACCAGCGCTTCAAGCAGGTCGAGGACAACAACCGCAAGCGCTCGGCCAAGACCGCAGGTACCCAGCTGCTCGACGCCTTTGGCTACTACCTCTACGACATCGATGGCCAGCCAGGCTCGGCAAGGCTGGGCAAGCAGGTAGTGAACTGGGGCGAGAGCACCTTCATCCAGGGCGGGCTGAACGTCATCAATCCCTTCAACCTGGCGGCGCTGCGCCGCCCAGGCTCCGAGGTGAAGGACGCGCTGGTGCCGGTGAACCTGTTCTATCTCACGCAGAACCTGACCGAGGCGTTGTCGGTCGATGGCTTCTACCAGTTGGACTGGGACCAGACCCAGCTCGACAACTGTGGCACGTTCTTCTCCAACAACGACTTCCTGCCCGATGGTTGTGATGGCCTGGACGTGGGAGCCAGGTTGCTTGGCAACCCGGCTGCCGTGGCCGGCCTTGTACCCTTTGGCGTGAACCTGACCAGCGAAGGCGTGCGCATACCCCGGGGCAGTGACCAGGATGCCCGCGATGGCGGGCAGTGGGGTGTTTCGTTGCGCTGGTACGTGGCGGCGCTGGACACCGAGTTCGGTGCCTACGCAGCCAACTATCACAGCCGCACGCCTTATCTGGGGACGGTCAGCAGCCCTTATTTCGACAACAGCCGCTTCGCCCCCCAGTTGTGCGCCAACCTGGGCATCGGCCCGGCCGGCTGCGCCGGGTTCCTCGGCTCCGCTGCCGGTCAGTCGCTGGTCGGCGCATTGCGCCTGGGTACCTCCCAGTACCGTGTGCAGTACCCCGAGGACATCCGCATGTACGGGTTGTCGTTCGCCACTACCCTGCGCAGCGGTACGGCCCTGCAGGGTGAGCTGAGTTACCGGCCGAATATGCCCATGCAACTCAACGGTACCGACATCATCCAGTCGCTGCTCAACGTCGAGGGGCGTTCGCCTTTGCTGGGCGACGGGCTGCGGCCAGACAGTGCCAGCACCCTGTTCGACGGCTACCGGCGCAAGGAGGTGACCCAGCTTCAGGTGACCGCCGTACATGCCTTCAGCCAGGTACTGGGGGCCAACCAGATGCTACTGGTGGGCGAAGCCGGGGCCACCTACGTCGGCGGGCTGGAGGGCGGCGGAGGCCCGCGTTACGGCCGCTCGGGTACCTTCAACAGTGGCGCGCTGGCAGACAACAGCGTATGCCGGGCGATTTCCAAGACGCCAGAGCACTGTAACGACCAAGGCTTCATGACCCCGTTCTCCTGGGGCTACCGGTTACGCGCGACTTTGACCTACCCCAACGTGATCGCCGGCTTCGACCTGCGGCCGAACCTGTCCTGGTCGCACGACGTGCACGGTACAGGCCCGGTGGAAGGCTCGGCTTTCAGCGAAGGCTCCAAGGCCGTGAGCGTCGGGCTGGATGCGACGCTTGCCAGTACCTACAGCCTGAGCCTTTCGTACACCGACTTTATCGATGGCGACTACGGCACCCGTGGTGACCGGGACTTTGTCTCGCTGAGCCTGGGCGTCACCTTCTGA